A region of Salvelinus namaycush isolate Seneca chromosome 9, SaNama_1.0, whole genome shotgun sequence DNA encodes the following proteins:
- the polr2eb gene encoding DNA-directed RNA polymerases I, II, and III subunit RPABC1 translates to MDDDEETYRLWKIRKTIMQLCHDRGYLVTQDELDQTLDEFKSQFGDKPSEGRPRRTDLTVLVAHNDDPTDQMFVFFPEEPKVGIKTIKMYCQRMQEENITRACIVVQMGMTPSAKQSLVDMAPKYILEQFLQQELLINITEHELVPEHIVMTKEELSELLLRYKLKESQLPRIQQGDPVARYFGLKRGQVVKIIRPSETAGRYITYRLVQ, encoded by the exons ATGGATGACGATGAGGAAACATATAGGCTATGGAAAATTCGGAAAACCATCATGCAG CTGTGTCATGACAGAGGCTACCTGGTGACCCAAGATGAGTTGGACCAGACCTTGGATGAGTTTAAAAGTCAGTTTGGGGACAAACCCAGCGAGGGTCGCCCACGACGGACAGATCTCACTGTCCTGGTAGCACACAATGATGACCCCACAGACCAGATGTTTGTTTTCTTTCCTG AGGAGCCTAAAGTTGGTATTAAGACCATCAAGATGTACTGCCAGCGGATGCAGGAGGAAAACATCACACGTGCCTGCATTGTAGTTCAGATGGGAATGACACCTTCCGCTAAGCAG TCTCTAGTTGATATGGCCCCCAAATACATCCTGGAACAGTTTCTGCAGCAGGAGCTTCTAATAAACATCACTGAGCATGAG CTAGTTCCTGAACACATAGTCATGACAAAAGAGGAACTGTCTGAATTGCTGTTACGATA TAAACTGAAGGAGAGTCAGCTGCCTAGGATCCAACAAGGAGATCCTGTAGCCCGGTACTTTGGATTGAAAAGAGGCCAG GTAGTAAAGATAATCAGACCCAGTGAGACTGCTGGACGATATATCACCTACAGGCTGGTCCAGTGA